Within the Glycine max cultivar Williams 82 chromosome 12, Glycine_max_v4.0, whole genome shotgun sequence genome, the region gtattagtttcatcatcataatacttttgtattaatttgatccgtttaaaaataaaatatatttttattggtcCTTATTGTAATTCGTTAGACAGTTTTCTAATGTGACTAACTGATTTAATTGCTTTTTCTCTTTACCTTTCCAAACACATTTAGAAAATACTGGAACCAATTCTTATTTCATCTTTCTCCCTATTCTCATAAGAAAATGTGAGAAAATCATCTAGGAAGGaactaaaatttacaattttggaaGTTTTAACTActagaaattatttaattcattttgggAGATTAACCGTcacaaaattttttattcatgcttGGTTTTATATGacgaaattaatataaaattttttataagaacaaaattaatatttttaaaattttaaagaaccACAAATATGCTTtaccttttattatttatttacttttaaaacgCGTGTAGGTATGGATGTTACCCTTGTGGAGGGATGGATACTATACTAGTTCTATAAAAAGACATACGTAcgtttaggaactaaaattaattaaatagagttatagttaagtttttatttttttaaatgtatatgCTAAATtacgattatttttttttaaaagtgtttaCTTTAGGGTAGGTGGGGGGCGGCTCAAGaatattttacaatatatttttattctttagggAAGGTAGGTTTTACCAAAGTATGTTAAATATTAGAGAGGGACGAATTTTACTATTTCAAGTGTAGATGTTAAcagatttttattgtttaaggCGGCTCATAACCTATAAATATATATCTCACGTAATTTTGGTAATTAAAGTCAAACATGACTTTCTCTAATATAAAAGTTTCTTatgattgtaaaaaaaatctaactcgtttaatgaataaaatacatcaattattataatttttttaatattattttttatttattttcattgataGAAAACAATTTTCTTATGACTCAGGCTATGCAGGAACAGGTGCTGTGggcttatttgtttttttgtacGTGCACTTCATGGTTCCAATATATACAACTTTATGTTTTGGTGATAACATGTATAGCAACATGATAACAACAACAgataataacaaaatgaaataaaagcaGAATAAATTTTAACCGTTAAATATTTACTGcatatttgataataaatttctttataaactagtttgaactttgaagttatCAACAGTATTAAGTAAAACGTTAACCTGTGACCCCTATAAATATGTAGCTAGATGTTTGTGTGTTTCATCAATAATCTACCCCTTTCCATTTCAAGTTAAGCGCGCGCGTAAAACTTTTTAGTATatgcatattatatatatatatattaaatgtgaGTATTTgctgataataataaaaaaaaactcttaaaattgaGTTGGCGTAAAACTTCATTGAATGCAGGCCACCCGAGGGACATACTAACAGACTGattcttatattatatatagttttaattGTAAATTCAGTCATGCTATTTATCTCaacttatgaatttaatttttctgtaATCTAATTCATTAGTTAACTAAACAtatgtagaaaaaaataattaaagtatataaaaattaaaaagtaatcttacaaaaagatacaaataaatttttaaaatgatgttaTAATTATGGACGaaggtaatatattttttgaaatatcaaaattttgattCTGACTTCTAAAAAACTGGCTTTAGTTTTCCGTTATTTAAGAAACACATCaatatttttacaaagaaaGTTACTCTAAAACAAAAGAACAAATATagtatagaataaaataaaaacgaaaTGTGATTATAGTCTAGTGAGAACACTAGGTAAGCAAGGCACAAACAATTTGATTATAGTCTAGCATGTAGCTAGCCCAAGATGAACATTAATTCAAATGTTGAAATCAAGCATATAGTACATGACATGATGGATCAAAAGAAAGTAAACAATATTGTTATTAACAAAGAACTGTTAATGAATAGGACTAGTTGATTATTTGATTCTAAATTATTAGTAAAATGAAATCTCACATTAggtaaaaatagataaattaagtAACATATAAGTGAAGAagacatataaatttaaaatctgattttgaattaaagtatGATATTAAATTCACTTATATTATTGTTAGTGATTTATTGTTAAAGATCTTTTGAGTGTTTAATTTTCCTTGGTTTTCTCAACACAAAGAAACAATAAAGTTTTGTTGCAAAGCAGTGCTCCGATTATTAGTTCCTTTTGGCTCACCAATAAAAGTAGATGTATTAAAAATGATTCAAACCATGAAGTTCATGTCCAATACTAGAGTCGAACAGAATTAGGCAAAATCCTTCATCATAATTTTTCATTCCACATTTCCACCCGATATGGAGTAGCTAGCGGCATGCCTTTCACACTCTTAGAGTCCCTTATTCCCTTTCAGcctttttcatttgcttttgggGGAAAGAATAAGGACACAGAAAAAATATTGGCATAACAGAGAAAGTGTTGCTTAATACCATGTAAGGTGGGAAACATATTCATATAATAGTTGAAAGTAAAATTATGTTCCTAGGCTAGCCAGTAGACTGCATATGAGTGTTCCTTGCTTTAAATGGGATTAGGGACTATCATATTTTCCGATATAAATTGTTGTAATTTAAGAAATGTGGACCATTAATGTTTGGAGATATGCTGGCTTGTCTTGATAGTGATGAGTAATATGCATACATAGCAAAGTTTTctagaattaaaatttgacGTGTATTCAAATTTGTGACTTATTTGTGTGGGAAGAAATAggagaagatgaaaaaaaaagtgtatatcTTGTTCCTTTATAGTATGAAGCGTGTAAATATAGTATTTGCTGTAAATTATAttacagtttttttaattattaaataactaTTTGGCACGTGATGAAAAGAAAACTTCTGAGAGTACGCTGGCATGATCTTGAATTATTATACTCTGACAATAAATCTTCTCTGAACTCTTGATAAATCTTAATTGTACGAAGGTTTGTATGTAAatgtttataaagaaaaattaatggtTGAGAgacatattatttaatatataaagagagtagaaaaagagaaaaattataaatataataagatctataatgtaataaaaaaaatagataaagaaaaattaaaagtattgatAAACTTTAACCTGACCCCTATAAATATCTAGCTAGATGTTTGTGTGTTTCATCAATAATCTTTAACCTTTCCATTTCAAGTTAAGCACTTTGTAAAAGCGCGCAGAAGATGTCCCTTCCAGCTTCAACACTTGCTTCAACTCAACATGCAGTATTTGACATCAAGCGACCTATTACAAGATATGCTCCTAGCATGTGGGGAGATACTTTCCTTCAATATGCTTCTGAATCTAAGGTATACACCCCTATAGTTTGAAATAGATatgacttattattattatgaaagcACTTTCAGATGTAAAAACTGCCACATCCTTCGGATTAGTCTAATTCCAAGCAAGAAACTCATCGTGTATAGTATATAGAGATAGGAACAAGACAATAAGTTCAACCATAAGGGAGATAagcattgaataaaattataaaaataacattttatttgcaaaaataaaattgtatcatttaaaatattaaacaagaaaaaaaaacaagaatcgcaatttattttaaaaaaaataccatcaAAACCtgtgcactttttttttcttgctcttTCAAGCGTTGTACTTCTCCCTTTACAAACATGATAGAGATCAAATTAATTGTGGAATGGAGTGTTCATAAAACAAGAGAACAGAAGTGATATATGTTCAATCAAGCTTTTATataatgtaaattaaattttgttgacatttttgttaatatatgtttcttcttctttcttagcatggtaatatataattttcttagttTCTTGTGTCCTTTAGGGCTTAGAACACACACAATTTGAAAATCTTCTCCCTTTATATGAGCCCCTTCCACTTGGGGTGATATTAAGACTCTTTTTATAGTAGTAATAAATTACTTCTAAAGACATTTTGGGATAATTaccaattaattactttttataatttcaagagttatctcatttttaaaaaaaatttatcatcatGCACGTATCAACAAATACAAATTTTCCCTCGTTAATATTACTCCCTTCATCTAATATTttagcattatatatatatatatatatatatatatatatatatatatatatatatatatatatatatatatatcatattaacTTATGCATTAAAacatcaatttcaatttttttaataaatattgatgTCTGGAAAGATATATATAATGCATTTAATGAGattaagaaaagaataataatatttttagtaaaatgcccctaaaaaaatactattatcttGAAATACTTGTTTTTCTTAAATGTGAAAATCTTAAACATCTGTTATTTTATAATAGAAGGAATATATCTCAAAATCACTTGAATTAATGTTAATTTGGAAATTTGCAACTAACACTTCCAACACGAACCTTgcatcacacagcagaaagaTCAATTTTGAGAGAAAATCTCTAAACAccaatattttttctaattactTTTTAGACTAATAAAAATCTTTGCAcgtacttttaatattttttgaagtgttcattttttaaataataaaataaaaatgttttaaaacatactcattaatttttttttagctaacaaagattaaaaaatgtaaaaaattatattattgttttgaaGTACAGATAAGATATCTCCTTAAACCGAATTTAGCacaatcatttttatattttagataagTATCTTCCTTTTTGTCTCAGGAGAGACTTATAATTAATGGGTTTTACAAGTCGACTAAGCGAATGAGAAATGgacaaaaatacattattgggGGCGGGGGTGTCAAATtcacttatttatattttatatatcacAACTCAACTGATTAAGCTTAATTACTTGAGATAGCAATGAATAAGTACATATTTTCATAGAAGCGACAAAGGAAAAATGTATTCtcatacaatttatttattcgCAATAGTTACGAatgtgaattcaaaatttattagaTGCTCTGTAAACGATTAACTAAATGGAACTATATTTACAGGAAGTCAGTGAAAATGTGAAGCAACAAGCTGATATACTAAAAGAGGAGGTGAAAATGATGTTTCAATCGTCAAATCAAAATATCATgcaaaaattaaacttcattgACTCAATCCAACGTTTCGGGATATCCTATCATTTCCAAGAAGAGATTAACGAAACATTGGAACAAATTCACAACACTTTTACCAAAAATAACACCATTATCATCAGTGAAGATAGCAATCATCACTTTCTCGCTCTACTCTTTCGTTTGCTCAGGCAACAAGGATATCAAATTTCATCAAGTACGTATAGAAATTTATCATTGATGtttagataagaaaaaaaaatatacttcgCCACTAAAGTTATATGTTAAAACTCAAAATCCATTAAATAATTGTGATCTGTTATATATAGGTGCGtgtacttaattaattaattatgcagatgtatttaacaaattcaaaaatGATCAAGGAAAGTTCAATGAAACACTTGCCAATGATATTCAAGGGTTGTGCAGTTTGTATGAAGCTGCACATTTAAGAACTCACAAAGATGCTATACTAGAAGAAGCATGTGACTTTGCAAATACTCAACTTAAGTCCTTGGCGGACAAACTGAGCCCATCTATTGCTACACAAATCAATCATTGCTTAAGACAACCTTTTAACAAGAGTTTACCTAAGTTCGAGGCAAGGTATCACATGACTCTCTATGAAGAAGATCCTTCTCATAACAAAACTCTGCTAACCTTTGCGAGAGTAGATTTAAATATTCTTCAAAAAATGCATCAAAAAGAGATTGGCATTATAaccaagtaagttccttacggttattcttttttctttctgttatgatttattgtaatataatatcattataaaaaattatataataaagaacgaatcatatttaattttttaaaggtgtaatatattttctttttcataggtggtggaaaaaattaaatattgtgaAAAAGGTGCCTTATGCTAGAGATAGGTTAGTTGAGGGCTATCTTTGGGCATTAGCATTTTCCAGCCAGCCTGAATACAACAAAGCAAGAATGTTTGTTGGAAAATTGATGGCTCTTGCCGCTATTCTAGATGATACTTACGATGCTTATGGCACTATTCAAGAACTTGAACTCTTCACAGAAGCAATTCAAAGGTTAATGTGCTTTACAAGTTATTCCTTATATTATATGTTCAATAGGAAAATGACTTTAAAAATAGCATGGTTgactataagtttttttttttggctcttTTTTCCCCTTCAGATGGGATATTAGTCCCATTGAATCCCTTCCACAATGCATGAAAGTAGTTTTCGAAACAATTCTAGAGCTGTGTGAAGAAATAAAGTTGGAGACATCTGAGAGTGGAAAATCAAGCTTTGTGGTTCCGCGTTTTACACAAGCTGTACGATTATttctgtttctatttttttttttacttgaatacTTCTTTAGatgattaatttagtttattttatcacTATATTGGTTATTTTACTTGCAGATTTGTGAATTAGTAAAAGGTTACATGGTTGAAGCAAAATGGTGCCAAGAGGGTTTCGTTCCAACATATGATGAGTATAAAGTTAATGGCATCTTAACTGCTGCTTTCATTCCTTTAATGATATCCTTAATTGGACTCGGAGAATTTACAACAAAGGATGTGTTTGATTGGTTTTTCAATGATCTAAAGATCGTTGAAGCTGTATCAATTATTGGCAGGCTCTTGAATGACACATCATCGCATAAGGTACCAATTCATTTCTAGTTGAAAATTGAAACTTGATTTGACATACATCTTCACATTTATCTGGCTTAATAGATATTTTATGGATAAGCCAAAGGTTTTTCATGAAAATTAGTGTAACCAAAAGCACTACCTGTGCCTTGGTTACTTTACAAAATGGAGTACCGTTTGTACAACCAAACACTAAGGAACACATTTAGCAAGGTACTTAAAGACACCATGTTAATTTCCTATAACAAGAGACCATAACAAAAAGATATGATAAACG harbors:
- the TPS16 gene encoding probable terpene synthase 2, whose amino-acid sequence is MMFQSSNQNIMQKLNFIDSIQRFGISYHFQEEINETLEQIHNTFTKNNTIIISEDSNHHFLALLFRLLRQQGYQISSNVFNKFKNDQGKFNETLANDIQGLCSLYEAAHLRTHKDAILEEACDFANTQLKSLADKLSPSIATQINHCLRQPFNKSLPKFEARYHMTLYEEDPSHNKTLLTFARVDLNILQKMHQKEIGIITKWWKKLNIVKKVPYARDRLVEGYLWALAFSSQPEYNKARMFVGKLMALAAILDDTYDAYGTIQELELFTEAIQRWDISPIESLPQCMKVVFETILELCEEIKLETSESGKSSFVVPRFTQAICELVKGYMVEAKWCQEGFVPTYDEYKVNGILTAAFIPLMISLIGLGEFTTKDVFDWFFNDLKIVEAVSIIGRLLNDTSSHKFEQQRVHVASAVECCMKQYNISQSEAYNFIRKDVEDYWKVINEECLKLNDIPKSVLEIVVNYARVAEVTYENHQDKFTNADLLKDYISSLLLDPVRINEH